The DNA region CAGTTCCAGCCAGTTCGCCTTGCGCTGCCACGAGGCGCAAGGCATGGGGCCGCTGCAGTGGCTGCGGCTGCAGCGTCTCACGCGGGCGAGGCAGTTGCGCGATCTCGGCCTGCCGGTCAACGAGGTCGCGCGGCGCACGGGCTATCGCTCGCCCTCGGCCCTGACCGCCGCGCTCAAGAAGCTCTGATTCGTCATTCCCGCGCAGGCGGGAACCTGGGGCGCCCTGGCTTCCCGCCTGCACGGGAATGACGAGCCTACAGCGCGCGTTCCATGTACACCGCGCCTTCGCCATAGTCGGCCAGGCGCTCGGCCATCCCGGGCAGTGCACGCGGCGCGTAGCCCAGGCGCTTCCAGAATCCCGCGGCGGTCCCCACCGCCACCAGCGCCGCCTTGCGCAAGCCCAGGGCCCGCGCGCGATCCAGCGCCACGTGGTGCAGGCGCGCGGCCACGCCGCGCCCCTTGGCGGCAGCATCCACCGCGCAATCGTGCAGGTACCAGCAATCGGCGTCCGCCGGCAACACGGGCAGCAAGGCGTCCAGCGCCGGCGGCGCGGCTTCACGCCACGGGTGCGAGACCAGGTAGCCGAGCAGCCGGCCGCCGGGCGCGATGTCGACCAGGCAGAACGCCGGCGCCAGCCGCATGCGGTTGGTGTACACCTCCACCCGCTCCGGCTCGAACTCCGCGCCGGCATAAGCCTGCTCCTGCAGCGCCAGCACCTGCGGCAGGTCGGCGGGCTGCATGGGACGGACGGAAGCGTGGGAGGCCATGACCCCTGAGCATAGGCTCACTTGAAGCGCCGCTGCAGCAGCACGGCCGCAGCCACGACCAGGCCGATCGCGGCGAGCACCAGGTACAGGTGCTCGCAGGCCACCAGCTGCGCCTGCTGGTCGACGGTGCGCGACAGCACTTCCAGCGCGCCCTGGTGCGCGTCCTGCGCGCCGTAGCCGCGGGCTGCCAGCACGCCTTCCATGCCGTGCAGCCACTGCGCCACTTCGGGCCGGTCGGGCGAGACGTGCGGCAGCAGTTCCGCCCGCGCGTCCAGCTGCTGCTCCTGCAGGCCGACCGCCGCGACCGCGGTGGCCAGCGAAGACGCGAGCTGCCGCACCAGGTTCTTCGTGGCATAGCCCTGGCCCCAGCGCTCGCCCAGCTGGCTGAAGGTAAGGTTGGCGACCGGCAGGATCGCCAGCATGCCGAACACGCCCTTGGCGACCAGGCCCGGCCAGAGCTGCGCGTGCGCCACGCCGGCCGGCATCTGCGCAAACCACCAGGCGGAGAACACCAGCGCCGCCAGGCCCAGCGCCAGCTGGGGCCGCCGGTCGGGGAAGCGGCGCGCGGCCCGCATGTAGACGAACACCGCGAGCAGCGAGACCAGCGAGGAAGCGCTGTTCATCCAGCCCGTCGCCTCGATCGAGAAGCCCAGGCCCTGCTGCGCATACACGGGGAACAGGTAGCTGCCGGTGTTGGACAGCAGGTAGTAGACGAAGTACAGCCCCAGCCCGATCAGGAAGGTCGGGTTGCCCAGTTCGCGGAAGGGCAGCAGCGGCGCGTGGTGCCGCCACTGGTGCCAGAAGAAGGCGGCGATCGCGGCCACCGCGGCCACGCCCAGCACCAGCAGGTGCGCAGGCTGCGAGAGGAAGTCGTAGCGCGCGCTGAGCAGCAGCCACTGCAGTGCGAACACACCGAGCGCGAAGCCGGCCAGCGCCAGCAGCGGCCAGGGCTGCCGCGCCGCCTGCGGGTGCGCATCCGGCAACAGCCAGGCCGCACCCACGAGCGCGATCGCCGCCGGCGGCATCGCGCCGAAGAACACCCAGGACCAGCCGCCGGCGTCCACCAGCCACGCGGCCACGATGGGCGCGGCCGCGGTACTGCCCAACACCCACAGGATGAAGACGCGCACGGCCGGCGCCCGTTCGGCCGGCGGGAACATCAGGTTGACCAGGATGCGGCTGCTGGTGAACAGCGCGCCGCCGCCCAGCCCTTGCACGAAGCGCGCTGCGGCCAGGCCGCCGACGCTGGTGCTCAGTCCGCTCGCCAGGCAGCCGGCGAGGAACAGCGCCAGCGAAGCCGCGACGTAGCGGCGATAGCCGAAGCGGCGCGACAGCCATTGCTGCTGCACGATCATCAGCAGGCTGCCGGCGGCATAGCTCCCCTGGATGGCCACCAGGTCGTGCGGCGCGCCCTCGACGCCGCCCAGGATGTGGCCGGCGGCGAACACGAACATCAGGTTCTCGAAGAACTCCACGCCCACGGCCAGGCCCAGCAGGTTCATCGCGAGCCGCTTGCGCAGGTCGTGGCTGACCAGCGTCGCGCTCATTCCTCGCCCTCGTCCGCCGTCGCCTTGTTCAGGGCGCGCAGGCCTTGGATCATGCCGTCCAACGCCGCCGGCTCGAAGCCGGACCACCAGCTGCGGTAGGCCTCGTGCATCGCTGGAGAAGCTTGGGCGAACAGCTTGCGGCCGGCCGCCGTGAGTTCGAGCTCCAGGCCCCGGCGGTCCTCCACCTTCGGCTTGCGCTTGATCAGGCTGCGCTGCTCCAGGCCATCCAGCAGGCGCGTGATCTGCGTGCGGG from Ramlibacter agri includes:
- a CDS encoding MarR family winged helix-turn-helix transcriptional regulator; protein product: MPSYEDRLERYFRGSPSVPRQPALATRLLFHAVYNLERRIEEVVAPFGLSMREYLALAILNTRGGEAIQPSELSASLDATRTQITRLLDGLEQRSLIKRKPKVEDRRGLELELTAAGRKLFAQASPAMHEAYRSWWSGFEPAALDGMIQGLRALNKATADEGEE
- a CDS encoding MFS transporter, with the protein product MSATLVSHDLRKRLAMNLLGLAVGVEFFENLMFVFAAGHILGGVEGAPHDLVAIQGSYAAGSLLMIVQQQWLSRRFGYRRYVAASLALFLAGCLASGLSTSVGGLAAARFVQGLGGGALFTSSRILVNLMFPPAERAPAVRVFILWVLGSTAAAPIVAAWLVDAGGWSWVFFGAMPPAAIALVGAAWLLPDAHPQAARQPWPLLALAGFALGVFALQWLLLSARYDFLSQPAHLLVLGVAAVAAIAAFFWHQWRHHAPLLPFRELGNPTFLIGLGLYFVYYLLSNTGSYLFPVYAQQGLGFSIEATGWMNSASSLVSLLAVFVYMRAARRFPDRRPQLALGLAALVFSAWWFAQMPAGVAHAQLWPGLVAKGVFGMLAILPVANLTFSQLGERWGQGYATKNLVRQLASSLATAVAAVGLQEQQLDARAELLPHVSPDRPEVAQWLHGMEGVLAARGYGAQDAHQGALEVLSRTVDQQAQLVACEHLYLVLAAIGLVVAAAVLLQRRFK
- a CDS encoding GNAT family N-acetyltransferase, encoding MASHASVRPMQPADLPQVLALQEQAYAGAEFEPERVEVYTNRMRLAPAFCLVDIAPGGRLLGYLVSHPWREAAPPALDALLPVLPADADCWYLHDCAVDAAAKGRGVAARLHHVALDRARALGLRKAALVAVGTAAGFWKRLGYAPRALPGMAERLADYGEGAVYMERAL